A window of the Lactuca sativa cultivar Salinas chromosome 7, Lsat_Salinas_v11, whole genome shotgun sequence genome harbors these coding sequences:
- the LOC111900511 gene encoding receptor-like protein 49 isoform X2 yields the protein MASYMNHFSLLQAISLLYFFFTLTCIGSSLSHDQECSALFQFKQSMIYPDDEPFCGASWFQTFHSWKPTSNASNAGFDCCSWYGVECSNDHEYGHVIGLDLDGCSLCGHINSTSTLFSLVHLQSLNLAFNYFYESQIPSEISHLKQLRSLNLSYSGFSGHVPNEISQLMHLSSLDLSLNPLKLQNPSGLKNLVQNLTGLEELHLSWVDISSSVPHFLANFSSLRSITLENCLLQDEFPAAIFQLPKLKILDLALNTNLTGTFREFRNSSLLELVHLHLTSFSGILPESISNLNHLTFLSVSNCSFTGHIPGSLSNMTQLTKLSLGGNKFTGFVPSLVSLSKLIILDLSDNRFEKGVLPNWLGMLAELEELHVYDTNINSKIPAFLANLTKLSVVAMGINSFTGHIPSWLFNLTQLSFIDLQRNQLQGPISSSFSNFKSLKVFQFSFNNFSGSVDVDMFLGLNKLEMLDLGHNMISLVATNNYTNSTLPELKILALSTCNLKEFPAFLRFQNKLELLFLDRNKIDGMVPVWIWNNSKETLHAVDLSYNSITGFHQYPQFLPWSRLQVFLIKNNQLQGKLPIPPQTTVVYVASDNNLTGEIPPLICEVKSLRLLRLSSNNMSGTLPPCLGNLFNSLLVLDLSRNNFHGIMMNVFMYGSQLKYIDFNKNQFTGELPRSLTNCTNLEFLNLGDNSFHDIFPSWLGNLPNLQVLSLRANKFYGPIQSSTTVSSQFPKLRIIDLSNNDFSGQLHQNYFQTWKAMKSVYASKSSVMESDMTIIPFGTKDTFIRALYSYSMTIIHKGVRTKYEKILTIFTAIDLSCNHFEGEIPPSLQDLRGIESLNLSNNQFTGRVMPSFGYLKKLESLDLSQNHLSGEIPQQLVQLNFLSIFNVSFNHLEGQIPQGQQFETFENDSYMGNPQLCGKPLYNECQGSMPSRLPPASNMSEAESLLPNETIDWIFVFCGVASGLVVGVVIGNFLYERYSDRFTKRKNRWVRPLRHTRRNQDKKP from the exons ATGGCTTCATACATGAATCACTTCAGCTTGTTGCAAGCCATCTCCCTTTTATACTTTTTTTTCACACTCACCTGCATTGGATCATCCCTAAGCCATGATCAGGAATGCTCAGCCTTGTTTCAGTTTAAGCAAAGCATGATTTATCCAGATGATGAACCGTTTTGTGGTGCTAGTTGGTTTCAAACATTCCACTCCTGGAAGCCCACCAGTAATGCATCAAATGCTGGTTTTGATTGTTGTTCATGGTATGGGGTGGAGTGCAGCAATGACCATGAGTATGGTCATGTGATCGGCCTTGACTTAGACGGATGCTCTCTTTGTGGGCATATCAATTCTAccagcaccctcttcagccttgTTCATCTTCAAAGCCTCAACCTTGCCTTCAACTACTTTTATGAATCTCAAATCCCATCTGAGATTTCTCATTTAAAGCAATTAAGAAGCCTCAATCTCTCTTATTCTGGGTTTAGTGGCCATGTCCCAAATGAGATCTCACAGTTGATGCACTTGTCGTCTTTAGATCTGTCATTGAATCCACTAAAGCTTCAAAATCCTTCTGGCCTCAAAAACCTAGTGCAAAACTTAACAGGACTCGAAGAACTCCATCTCTCATGGGTTGACATTAGTTCTTCTGTACCTCATTTCTTGGCCAACTTTTCTTCTTTGAGGTCAATCACGCTAGAAAACTGTTTGCTTCAAGATGAATTCCCTGCAGCCATTTTTCAGCTACCGAAGTTGAAAATTCTTGATTTGGCATTAAATACAAACCTCACAGGCACCTTTCGTGAGTTTCGTAACAGCAGCTTACTTGAACTTGTGCATCTACATTTAACAAGTTTTTCCGGGATTTTACCAGAATCCATAAGCAATCTAAACCATTTGACATTCTTGAGCGTTTCGAATTGCTCTTTCACAGGGCACATTCCAGGTTCACTCTCTAACATGACACAACTCACTAAACTATCTCTTGGTGGGAATAAGTTCACAGGATTTGTTCCTTCCTTGGTAAGTCTTTCGAAACTCATCATTTTAGATCTCAGTGATAACAGATTTGAAAAGGGGGTCTTGCCCAACTGGCTTGGCATGCTGGCTGAACTTGAAGAGCTGCATGTATACGATACTAACATAAACAGTAAAATACCAGCCTTTCTTGCAAACCTAACAAAACTTAGTGTTGTTGCGATGGGAATAAATTCTTTTACGGGTCATATACCATCCTGGCTTTTCAACCTCACCCAACTATCATTTATAGACCTTCAACGAAATCAACTGCAAGGACCAATTTCAAGTTCATTTTCCAACTTTAAAAGTCTTAAAGTTTTTCAATTTAGCTTCAATAATTTCAGTGGGAGTGTAGACGTAGACATGTTCTTAGGACTCAACAAACTCGAAATGCTCGACTTAGGTCATAACATGATATCATTAGTGGCCACCAACAATTACACCAATAGCACCTTACCGGAACTTAAAATCTTAGCACTGTCGACATGTAACTTGAAGGAATTCCCTGCCTTTTTGCGTTTCCAAAATAAATTGGAACTCTTATTTCTCGATCGAAACAAGATTGATGGCATGGTACCAGTGTGGATCTGGAACAACAGCAAAGAAACATTACATGCGGTTGACCTTTCATACAACTCCATCACAGGCTTTCATCAGTATCCTCAATTTCTACCATGGAGCCGTTTACAAGTATTTTTGATCAAGAATAATCAGTTACAAGGGAAgttaccaattccaccacaaaCCACAGTTGTTTATGTAGCCTCAGATAACAATCTGACTGGAGAAATACCACCATTGATATGTGAAGTGAAATCTCTGCGCTTATTACGTTTGTCTTCTAACAACATGAGTGGAACTCTTCCTCCATGTTTGGGTAACCTATTCAATTCATTGTTGGTTTTGGATCTGAGCAGAAATAACTTTCATGGCATAATGATGAATGTGTTTATGTATGGAAGCCAGTTGAAATATATTGATTTTAACAAAAATCAGTTTACGGGTGAGCTACCAAGATCATTGACAAATTGTACCAATTTAGAGTTTCTCAATCTTGGAGATAACTCGTTCCATGACATCTTTCCTTCTTGGTTGGGAAATCTTCCCAACCTGCAAGTTCTCTCGTTGCGGGCTAACAAATTTTATGGGCCGATTCAATCTTCGACAACTGTTTCCTCACAGTTCCCTAAGTTGCGGATCATAGACCTCTCTAACAACGATTTTAGTGGCCAACTGCATCAAAACTACTTCCAAACTTGGAAAGCCATGAAATCAGTTTATGCTAGCAAATCATCTGTTATGGAATCAGATATGACCATTATACCGTTCGGTACAAAAGATACATTCATAAGGGCTTTATACAGTTACAGTATGACAATAATACACAAAGGTGTTAGAACAAAGTACGAAAAGATTCTAACCATATTCACGGCTATTGATCTCTCTTGTAACCATTTTGAAGGAGAAATCCCACCATCACTCCAAGATCTTCGAGGCATTGAATCCCTCAATCTTTCCAACAATCAGTTTACTGGACGTGTCATGCCATCTTTCGGGTACCTAAAGAAACTTGAATCTTTGGATCTTTCCCAAAACCACCTATCCGGAGAAATTCCCCAACAGTTGGTGCAACTCAACTTCCTTTCCATTTTCAACGTGTCATTCAACCATCTTGAAGGGCAAATACCACAAGGTCAACAATTTGAGACATTCGAGAACGACTCCTACATGGGGAATCCACAATTGTGTGGAAAACCTTTATACAACGAATGCCAAGGTTCAATGCCATCAAGGCTTCCACCGGCAAGCAATATGTCCGAGGCCGAGTCTCTCCTCCCAAATGAAACAATCGATTGGATCTTTGTATTCTGTGGAGTTGCAAGTGGATTGGTTGTTGGGGTTGTTATTGGAAACTTTCTATATGAAAGGTATAGTGATCGGTTCACAAAGAGGAAGAACAGATGGGTGAGGCCACTTCGTCACACAAGGAGAAACCAAG ATAAAAAGCCATGA
- the LOC111900511 gene encoding receptor-like protein 49 isoform X1 — MASYMNHFSLLQAISLLYFFFTLTCIGSSLSHDQECSALFQFKQSMIYPDDEPFCGASWFQTFHSWKPTSNASNAGFDCCSWYGVECSNDHEYGHVIGLDLDGCSLCGHINSTSTLFSLVHLQSLNLAFNYFYESQIPSEISHLKQLRSLNLSYSGFSGHVPNEISQLMHLSSLDLSLNPLKLQNPSGLKNLVQNLTGLEELHLSWVDISSSVPHFLANFSSLRSITLENCLLQDEFPAAIFQLPKLKILDLALNTNLTGTFREFRNSSLLELVHLHLTSFSGILPESISNLNHLTFLSVSNCSFTGHIPGSLSNMTQLTKLSLGGNKFTGFVPSLVSLSKLIILDLSDNRFEKGVLPNWLGMLAELEELHVYDTNINSKIPAFLANLTKLSVVAMGINSFTGHIPSWLFNLTQLSFIDLQRNQLQGPISSSFSNFKSLKVFQFSFNNFSGSVDVDMFLGLNKLEMLDLGHNMISLVATNNYTNSTLPELKILALSTCNLKEFPAFLRFQNKLELLFLDRNKIDGMVPVWIWNNSKETLHAVDLSYNSITGFHQYPQFLPWSRLQVFLIKNNQLQGKLPIPPQTTVVYVASDNNLTGEIPPLICEVKSLRLLRLSSNNMSGTLPPCLGNLFNSLLVLDLSRNNFHGIMMNVFMYGSQLKYIDFNKNQFTGELPRSLTNCTNLEFLNLGDNSFHDIFPSWLGNLPNLQVLSLRANKFYGPIQSSTTVSSQFPKLRIIDLSNNDFSGQLHQNYFQTWKAMKSVYASKSSVMESDMTIIPFGTKDTFIRALYSYSMTIIHKGVRTKYEKILTIFTAIDLSCNHFEGEIPPSLQDLRGIESLNLSNNQFTGRVMPSFGYLKKLESLDLSQNHLSGEIPQQLVQLNFLSIFNVSFNHLEGQIPQGQQFETFENDSYMGNPQLCGKPLYNECQGSMPSRLPPASNMSEAESLLPNETIDWIFVFCGVASGLVVGVVIGNFLYERYSDRFTKRKNRWVRPLRHTRRNQGGIISSHSKGKEKM; from the exons ATGGCTTCATACATGAATCACTTCAGCTTGTTGCAAGCCATCTCCCTTTTATACTTTTTTTTCACACTCACCTGCATTGGATCATCCCTAAGCCATGATCAGGAATGCTCAGCCTTGTTTCAGTTTAAGCAAAGCATGATTTATCCAGATGATGAACCGTTTTGTGGTGCTAGTTGGTTTCAAACATTCCACTCCTGGAAGCCCACCAGTAATGCATCAAATGCTGGTTTTGATTGTTGTTCATGGTATGGGGTGGAGTGCAGCAATGACCATGAGTATGGTCATGTGATCGGCCTTGACTTAGACGGATGCTCTCTTTGTGGGCATATCAATTCTAccagcaccctcttcagccttgTTCATCTTCAAAGCCTCAACCTTGCCTTCAACTACTTTTATGAATCTCAAATCCCATCTGAGATTTCTCATTTAAAGCAATTAAGAAGCCTCAATCTCTCTTATTCTGGGTTTAGTGGCCATGTCCCAAATGAGATCTCACAGTTGATGCACTTGTCGTCTTTAGATCTGTCATTGAATCCACTAAAGCTTCAAAATCCTTCTGGCCTCAAAAACCTAGTGCAAAACTTAACAGGACTCGAAGAACTCCATCTCTCATGGGTTGACATTAGTTCTTCTGTACCTCATTTCTTGGCCAACTTTTCTTCTTTGAGGTCAATCACGCTAGAAAACTGTTTGCTTCAAGATGAATTCCCTGCAGCCATTTTTCAGCTACCGAAGTTGAAAATTCTTGATTTGGCATTAAATACAAACCTCACAGGCACCTTTCGTGAGTTTCGTAACAGCAGCTTACTTGAACTTGTGCATCTACATTTAACAAGTTTTTCCGGGATTTTACCAGAATCCATAAGCAATCTAAACCATTTGACATTCTTGAGCGTTTCGAATTGCTCTTTCACAGGGCACATTCCAGGTTCACTCTCTAACATGACACAACTCACTAAACTATCTCTTGGTGGGAATAAGTTCACAGGATTTGTTCCTTCCTTGGTAAGTCTTTCGAAACTCATCATTTTAGATCTCAGTGATAACAGATTTGAAAAGGGGGTCTTGCCCAACTGGCTTGGCATGCTGGCTGAACTTGAAGAGCTGCATGTATACGATACTAACATAAACAGTAAAATACCAGCCTTTCTTGCAAACCTAACAAAACTTAGTGTTGTTGCGATGGGAATAAATTCTTTTACGGGTCATATACCATCCTGGCTTTTCAACCTCACCCAACTATCATTTATAGACCTTCAACGAAATCAACTGCAAGGACCAATTTCAAGTTCATTTTCCAACTTTAAAAGTCTTAAAGTTTTTCAATTTAGCTTCAATAATTTCAGTGGGAGTGTAGACGTAGACATGTTCTTAGGACTCAACAAACTCGAAATGCTCGACTTAGGTCATAACATGATATCATTAGTGGCCACCAACAATTACACCAATAGCACCTTACCGGAACTTAAAATCTTAGCACTGTCGACATGTAACTTGAAGGAATTCCCTGCCTTTTTGCGTTTCCAAAATAAATTGGAACTCTTATTTCTCGATCGAAACAAGATTGATGGCATGGTACCAGTGTGGATCTGGAACAACAGCAAAGAAACATTACATGCGGTTGACCTTTCATACAACTCCATCACAGGCTTTCATCAGTATCCTCAATTTCTACCATGGAGCCGTTTACAAGTATTTTTGATCAAGAATAATCAGTTACAAGGGAAgttaccaattccaccacaaaCCACAGTTGTTTATGTAGCCTCAGATAACAATCTGACTGGAGAAATACCACCATTGATATGTGAAGTGAAATCTCTGCGCTTATTACGTTTGTCTTCTAACAACATGAGTGGAACTCTTCCTCCATGTTTGGGTAACCTATTCAATTCATTGTTGGTTTTGGATCTGAGCAGAAATAACTTTCATGGCATAATGATGAATGTGTTTATGTATGGAAGCCAGTTGAAATATATTGATTTTAACAAAAATCAGTTTACGGGTGAGCTACCAAGATCATTGACAAATTGTACCAATTTAGAGTTTCTCAATCTTGGAGATAACTCGTTCCATGACATCTTTCCTTCTTGGTTGGGAAATCTTCCCAACCTGCAAGTTCTCTCGTTGCGGGCTAACAAATTTTATGGGCCGATTCAATCTTCGACAACTGTTTCCTCACAGTTCCCTAAGTTGCGGATCATAGACCTCTCTAACAACGATTTTAGTGGCCAACTGCATCAAAACTACTTCCAAACTTGGAAAGCCATGAAATCAGTTTATGCTAGCAAATCATCTGTTATGGAATCAGATATGACCATTATACCGTTCGGTACAAAAGATACATTCATAAGGGCTTTATACAGTTACAGTATGACAATAATACACAAAGGTGTTAGAACAAAGTACGAAAAGATTCTAACCATATTCACGGCTATTGATCTCTCTTGTAACCATTTTGAAGGAGAAATCCCACCATCACTCCAAGATCTTCGAGGCATTGAATCCCTCAATCTTTCCAACAATCAGTTTACTGGACGTGTCATGCCATCTTTCGGGTACCTAAAGAAACTTGAATCTTTGGATCTTTCCCAAAACCACCTATCCGGAGAAATTCCCCAACAGTTGGTGCAACTCAACTTCCTTTCCATTTTCAACGTGTCATTCAACCATCTTGAAGGGCAAATACCACAAGGTCAACAATTTGAGACATTCGAGAACGACTCCTACATGGGGAATCCACAATTGTGTGGAAAACCTTTATACAACGAATGCCAAGGTTCAATGCCATCAAGGCTTCCACCGGCAAGCAATATGTCCGAGGCCGAGTCTCTCCTCCCAAATGAAACAATCGATTGGATCTTTGTATTCTGTGGAGTTGCAAGTGGATTGGTTGTTGGGGTTGTTATTGGAAACTTTCTATATGAAAGGTATAGTGATCGGTTCACAAAGAGGAAGAACAGATGGGTGAGGCCACTTCGTCACACAAGGAGAAACCAAG GAGGTATCATATCTTCACATTCAAAGGGCAAGGAGAAGATGTAG
- the LOC128127380 gene encoding uncharacterized protein LOC128127380, which translates to MIEEEEEMELKKEEEKSTTPSKQVPIEEKVTPPPFPIRLSKSKHERKGNEIMEMLRKVEVNIPLIDAIKQVPRYAKFLKELCTSKKRLKGNETVKVGENVSAVLQKKLPQKCKDPGVFIVPCKLGNLHVPQAMLDLGASINVLPYSIFKTLNIGTLKKTGVIIQLDDRSLVHPKGVLEDVLVQVNELVFPADFYVLDMDDDDSPDLSSILLGITFLKTARTKFDVDDGTLSMEFDGEVINFNINDAMRYPSDVSSLNIMDVIEPLTEECFDLSNLDVLALILDRNLQKGKSGKTCQNI; encoded by the coding sequence atgattgaagaagaagaagagatggagctaaagaaagaagaagagaagTCAACAACACCTTCAAAGCAAGTTCCTATTGAAGAAAAAGTCACTCCTCCTCCATTTCCCATAAGGTTAAGCAAgtcaaagcatgaaaggaaaggAAATGAAATCATGGAGATGCTTAGAAAGGTTGAGGTAAATATTCCTCTTATTGATGCCATCAAACAGGTCCCTAGATATGctaaattccttaaggaattatGCACATCTAAGAAAAGATTGAAAGGGAATGAAACTGTCAAAGTGGGTGAAAATGTATCTGCAGTGTTACAGAAAAAATTACCTCAAAAATGTAAGGATCCGGGTGTTTTCATAGTTCCTTGCAAGTTAGGTAATCTTCATGTTCCACAAGCTATGCTAGACCTTGGAGCTTCTATCAATGTTTTGCCATATTCTATTTTCAAAACCTTAAATATTGGCACATTGAAGAAGACCGGGGTAATCATTCAATTGGATGATAGATCTTTAGTACATCCAAAAGGTGTGCTAGAAGATGTGTTAGTCCAAGTAAATGAGTTAGTATTTCCAGCAGATTTTTATGTCCTTGACATGGATGATGACGACTCACCAGATTTAAGCTCAATTCTTCTAGGAATAACCTTTTTGAAAACAGCTAGGACAAAATTTGATGTTGATGATGGTACATTATCCATGGAATTTGATGGAGAGGTGATAAATTTCAACATCAATGATGCTATGAGATATCCAAGTGATGTTTCATCTTTGAATATTATGGATGTCATTGAACCATTAACCGAAGAGTGTTTTGATTTGTCTAATCTTGATGTGTTAGCTCTCATTTTAGACAGGAATCTTCAAAAAGGAAAGAGTGGAAAAACATGCCAAAATATTTAA